The following are from one region of the Stigmatella ashevillena genome:
- a CDS encoding FAM210A/B-like domain-containing protein: MTPTPDEPPRRLTLKERYDRYMARFKQFLARYGMLAIAVHVVACIFFFLCFMLLIRAGFEVKSTEGSVGAFAGAYILYKATQIPRVAITFVITPFIDRLIRRLRNKGPGPSDPPTP; encoded by the coding sequence GTGACACCGACGCCCGACGAGCCCCCCCGCCGCCTCACGCTCAAGGAGCGCTATGACCGGTACATGGCGCGCTTCAAGCAGTTCCTCGCGCGCTACGGCATGCTGGCCATTGCCGTGCATGTCGTGGCCTGCATCTTCTTCTTCCTGTGCTTCATGCTGCTCATCCGCGCGGGCTTCGAGGTGAAGAGCACCGAGGGTTCCGTGGGAGCTTTCGCCGGGGCCTACATCCTCTACAAAGCCACCCAGATTCCGCGGGTGGCCATTACCTTCGTCATCACGCCGTTCATCGACCGGCTCATTCGTCGGCTGCGGAACAAGGGACCCGGCCCATCGGATCCCCCCACGCCGTGA
- a CDS encoding cysteine desulfurase-like protein — MTIPFSQHFPALRSGFSYLDNAAGAQVPTHVIEAITQFLSQGSCNVGQPYPASQIATELKAQARAATASFLNCEPGEVMLGTSATALTFQLGRAFSHLFRPGDAIILSELEHEANASPWRMLEAKGVEIKLWRARWPEGRLDLADLRPLLTPRTRLVAVTAAANSVGTTPNVADTAELAHSVGAWVVVDAVHSSPHLLPDVKAWDADFVVFSPYKVFGPHLGCMAVRQELLPRLPADKLWFVPDDSPQKFEPGTANHEGLAGWLGALRYLREVLGDGKPGRAGLEQAYRRIEALERPLLESTLERLLRHPRIRLYGPPEPQGRVATFCFNVTGVAPRAAATHLGLNGVAVAAGHYYATLAAQALGLMPDGAVRASLLHYNTAEDLERLFAGLDSLP, encoded by the coding sequence ATGACGATCCCCTTTTCCCAGCATTTCCCTGCCCTGCGCTCCGGCTTCAGCTACCTCGACAACGCCGCGGGAGCCCAGGTGCCCACCCACGTCATCGAGGCCATCACCCAGTTCCTCTCCCAGGGAAGCTGCAATGTGGGCCAGCCCTACCCTGCCTCTCAGATCGCCACCGAGCTGAAGGCCCAGGCGCGCGCCGCCACCGCCAGCTTTCTGAACTGCGAGCCCGGTGAAGTCATGCTGGGCACCAGCGCCACCGCCCTCACCTTTCAGCTGGGACGGGCCTTCAGCCACCTGTTCAGGCCCGGAGACGCCATCATCCTCTCCGAGCTCGAGCACGAAGCCAACGCCAGCCCGTGGCGCATGCTGGAGGCCAAAGGGGTGGAGATCAAGCTCTGGAGGGCGCGCTGGCCCGAAGGACGGTTGGACCTCGCGGACCTGCGTCCGCTGCTCACCCCGCGGACGCGGCTGGTGGCGGTGACGGCCGCTGCCAACTCGGTGGGTACGACACCAAACGTGGCGGACACCGCCGAGCTTGCGCACTCCGTCGGCGCCTGGGTCGTCGTCGATGCGGTGCATTCCAGCCCTCACCTGCTGCCCGATGTGAAGGCGTGGGATGCGGACTTCGTGGTGTTCTCGCCCTACAAGGTCTTCGGCCCCCACCTGGGCTGCATGGCCGTCCGCCAGGAGCTGCTGCCGCGCCTGCCGGCGGACAAGCTGTGGTTCGTGCCCGATGACAGCCCGCAGAAGTTCGAGCCCGGCACCGCCAACCATGAGGGTCTGGCGGGCTGGTTGGGCGCCCTGCGCTATCTGCGCGAGGTACTCGGTGATGGAAAACCCGGACGCGCCGGACTGGAACAGGCCTACCGCCGCATCGAGGCCCTGGAGCGGCCCTTGCTGGAGTCCACGCTGGAGCGGTTGCTGCGCCACCCTCGCATCCGATTGTACGGCCCACCAGAGCCCCAGGGGCGCGTGGCCACCTTCTGCTTCAACGTGACGGGAGTGGCGCCTCGTGCAGCCGCAACGCACCTGGGCCTGAACGGGGTGGCGGTGGCCGCGGGCCACTACTACGCCACCCTGGCCGCGCAGGCGCTGGGCCTCATGCCCGACGGCGCCGTGCGGGCCTCGCTGCTGCACTACAACACGGCCGAGGACCTCGAGCGGCTCTTCGCCGGCCTGGACTCGCTCCCCTGA
- a CDS encoding TonB-dependent receptor domain-containing protein, whose product MFRTTFSLVIAALTGTAAAQGGSGIRGKLTDAKTGEPLLVCPITVISGGNTFVETNLEGFYELALPPGAYDVRFWCDQYEGVDVKGMQVAEGFVQRDLALNPVEGAFTEEVVVIGTVDTKSESGLLLQRKLSNTVQDSIGSEQISRSPDSNAGDAVKRVTSATVVGRNVFLRGLGGRYAATTVNGVSLPSTDPDGHQAPLDLFPNSLLSTLTVQKTFSAEMGGAFAGGVLGIETNSYPATLQTRLRLSLGANSEATFRSRRTYSGGSLDFLGIDDGTRALPSSVPEDRPLTTRDAQAEAVSESFSNTWTSRTSSGLPNGSLSASVGNTHTWGNGRAFGYLASALYSRSDAVTNADAQTFRINDQDLIPKDLYKSEFGATNTNLGALFNAGYQLDALNDVSLLALVSSSTEDSAQLLRGFSDTDNADFDATRLKFSQRFLNFNQLRGTHRFGAEDALTLRWQANVSVTQAKEPDTRDLLYLDTNGVRRFRQAANSGERFFSSLGDTSGGGSVSLRFPLGKVEVNAGASAQLSQRRFDARRFSFLFVGDDPEMLGLSAEEMFSAANIGPSFLAEERTFLTDSYDGFQSIYAGFLSAEFSPMERLRVIAGARVEAFTQQLDSGSSFAEGQAPSSTDNTTVNPMPSLNAVYAVTDKANVRAGYSFTVARPQFREVAPFLYYDAIRRRSVSGNPELTSSRIHNADLRWEFFPTESELFSVGGFFKRFIDPIEQVVVSSIQGDVGYRNADGATALGLELEGRVSLGRITEVLSPLRIGANLSIIHSRVSLGDGQQISTSESRPLQGQSPYVANVNATYTRESSGTEVTVLYNVFGKRISEVGFNRLPDTYEQPFHRVDLTVSQRLSEDLRLKLTGTNLLNQSSNFRQIDTEVFGYRPGVTAVAQVEWSPF is encoded by the coding sequence ATGTTTCGCACCACCTTTTCGCTGGTCATCGCCGCACTCACGGGAACCGCGGCCGCTCAGGGCGGCTCGGGAATCCGTGGAAAGCTCACGGACGCCAAGACGGGCGAGCCGCTGCTGGTATGCCCCATCACGGTGATTTCCGGGGGTAACACTTTCGTAGAGACGAACCTGGAAGGGTTCTACGAGCTCGCCCTGCCGCCGGGCGCCTATGACGTCCGCTTCTGGTGCGACCAGTACGAGGGCGTGGATGTGAAGGGCATGCAGGTCGCTGAGGGCTTCGTGCAGCGCGACCTCGCACTCAATCCGGTGGAGGGTGCGTTCACCGAAGAGGTCGTCGTCATCGGCACCGTGGACACCAAGAGCGAGAGCGGCCTGCTGCTCCAGCGCAAGCTCTCGAACACGGTCCAGGATTCGATTGGAAGCGAGCAGATCTCCCGCTCCCCGGACTCGAACGCGGGCGATGCGGTCAAGCGGGTGACGTCGGCCACGGTGGTGGGCCGGAACGTGTTCCTGCGCGGGCTGGGGGGCCGCTATGCGGCCACCACCGTCAACGGCGTCTCCCTGCCCAGCACGGATCCGGATGGCCATCAGGCCCCCCTGGACCTCTTTCCCAACTCGCTCCTGTCCACGCTGACGGTGCAGAAGACCTTCTCGGCCGAGATGGGCGGGGCCTTCGCCGGCGGGGTGCTCGGCATCGAGACCAACTCCTATCCCGCCACCTTGCAGACCCGGCTGCGGCTGTCCCTGGGCGCCAACTCCGAGGCCACCTTCCGCTCTCGCCGGACCTATTCGGGCGGAAGCCTGGACTTCCTGGGGATTGATGATGGCACCCGCGCCTTGCCCTCCAGCGTTCCCGAGGACCGGCCCCTCACCACGCGGGATGCGCAGGCCGAGGCGGTGAGCGAGAGCTTCTCCAACACCTGGACGAGCCGGACCTCCAGTGGTCTGCCCAATGGCAGCCTGAGCGCCTCGGTGGGAAACACCCACACCTGGGGCAATGGACGGGCCTTCGGCTACCTCGCCAGCGCGCTCTACTCCCGGAGTGACGCGGTCACCAACGCCGACGCCCAGACGTTCCGCATCAATGATCAGGACCTGATTCCCAAGGATCTCTATAAGTCCGAGTTCGGCGCCACGAACACGAACCTGGGCGCGCTGTTCAACGCGGGTTACCAGCTGGATGCGCTGAACGATGTGAGCTTGCTGGCGCTGGTGAGCAGTTCCACCGAGGACTCGGCCCAGCTCTTGCGCGGCTTTTCCGACACGGACAACGCGGACTTCGATGCCACGCGCCTGAAGTTCTCCCAGCGCTTCCTGAACTTCAACCAGCTCCGGGGCACGCACCGCTTTGGCGCGGAGGACGCCCTCACGTTGCGCTGGCAGGCGAACGTGTCGGTGACACAGGCGAAGGAGCCCGACACGCGGGACCTGCTGTACCTGGACACCAACGGCGTCCGGCGCTTCCGCCAGGCCGCCAACAGCGGCGAGCGCTTCTTCTCTTCGCTGGGCGACACGAGCGGGGGCGGCAGCGTGTCCCTGCGCTTCCCGCTGGGCAAGGTGGAGGTGAATGCAGGGGCGTCCGCGCAGCTGTCCCAGCGCCGCTTTGACGCTCGCCGCTTCTCCTTCCTCTTCGTCGGAGACGACCCCGAGATGCTGGGCCTGTCGGCGGAGGAGATGTTCTCCGCGGCGAACATCGGCCCCTCGTTCCTCGCCGAGGAGCGGACGTTCCTGACCGACAGCTACGATGGCTTCCAGTCGATCTACGCCGGCTTCCTCAGTGCCGAGTTCAGTCCGATGGAGCGGCTCCGGGTCATCGCGGGAGCCCGTGTCGAGGCCTTCACCCAGCAACTGGATTCGGGCAGCAGCTTCGCCGAGGGGCAGGCGCCCTCGTCCACGGACAACACCACCGTCAACCCGATGCCATCGCTGAATGCGGTCTACGCGGTGACGGACAAGGCGAACGTGCGCGCGGGCTACAGCTTCACGGTGGCGAGGCCTCAGTTCCGCGAGGTGGCTCCCTTCCTTTATTACGACGCCATCCGCCGCCGCAGCGTGAGTGGCAACCCGGAGTTGACCTCCTCGCGCATCCACAATGCCGATCTGCGGTGGGAGTTCTTCCCCACCGAGAGCGAGCTCTTTTCAGTGGGCGGATTCTTCAAGCGTTTCATCGATCCCATCGAGCAGGTGGTGGTGAGCTCCATCCAGGGCGATGTCGGGTACCGCAACGCCGATGGCGCCACCGCGCTGGGGCTCGAACTGGAGGGCCGCGTCTCTCTGGGCCGCATCACCGAGGTGCTGAGCCCCCTGCGGATCGGCGCCAACCTGAGCATCATCCACTCCCGCGTGAGCCTGGGCGACGGCCAGCAGATCAGCACCAGCGAGAGCCGACCGCTCCAGGGACAGTCTCCGTACGTGGCCAATGTGAACGCCACCTACACCCGGGAGAGCTCGGGCACCGAGGTGACGGTGCTCTACAACGTGTTCGGCAAGCGCATCTCCGAGGTGGGCTTCAACCGGCTGCCGGATACCTATGAGCAGCCGTTCCACCGAGTGGATTTGACCGTCTCGCAGCGGCTGTCGGAGGACCTGCGGCTGAAGCTGACGGGCACCAACTTGCTGAACCAGTCCTCGAACTTCCGGCAGATCGATACCGAAGTGTTCGGCTACCGGCCCGGCGTCACGGCCGTGGCCCAGGTGGAGTGGAGCCCTTTCTAG
- a CDS encoding YIP1 family protein, which produces MTSLAQPARVLIDPVDGMGAAIEARRWGWPLVLLCLCVSLSGTAFSLKWDAAAATVQQLQASGELSRLSESEITDKIQIASRKGLVGGIAKGVFVMPVGVLLLTAVLWFSAWLFGVRAPFGRLMAVVAIAMMPIALYHLIFAFCVSAQHTMSEARVTSLIPSSLAVMGSASPKLKTLLGAVDFFNLWSVGLAGLGFSSATGMRRGRALLLMAVLYLMFFGVFAVGLPSMGGGAGAPMAGGK; this is translated from the coding sequence ATGACTTCTCTTGCTCAACCTGCCCGCGTCCTCATCGATCCCGTTGATGGAATGGGGGCTGCCATCGAAGCGCGCCGCTGGGGTTGGCCCTTGGTGCTGCTGTGCCTGTGCGTGTCGCTGTCCGGGACCGCCTTTTCCCTGAAGTGGGATGCGGCCGCGGCGACCGTCCAGCAACTTCAGGCCAGCGGTGAACTCAGCCGTCTCTCGGAGAGCGAGATCACCGACAAGATCCAGATCGCCTCGCGCAAGGGGCTGGTGGGCGGCATCGCCAAGGGCGTCTTCGTCATGCCCGTGGGGGTGCTGCTGCTGACCGCGGTGCTGTGGTTCAGCGCCTGGCTCTTCGGCGTGCGGGCCCCCTTTGGACGCCTGATGGCCGTGGTGGCCATCGCGATGATGCCCATTGCCCTCTACCACCTCATCTTCGCTTTCTGCGTCTCCGCACAGCACACGATGAGCGAGGCGCGGGTCACAAGCCTCATTCCCTCCAGTCTGGCGGTGATGGGCAGTGCCTCCCCCAAGCTGAAGACCCTGCTGGGCGCGGTGGACTTCTTCAACCTCTGGAGCGTGGGGTTGGCCGGGCTGGGCTTTTCCTCCGCGACGGGAATGCGCCGGGGGCGTGCGCTGCTGCTGATGGCCGTGCTTTACTTGATGTTCTTCGGGGTGTTCGCCGTCGGCCTGCCCAGCATGGGCGGTGGAGCGGGTGCTCCCATGGCAGGTGGCAAGTGA
- a CDS encoding AAA family ATPase: MVDSSDLAQVLHEAKDIAQSVTQKLSSAHVLLALFTVDNPAQVLLKEKGIDEDTLLELMTEAPVEEEYLVRNLCDRARAIAQQCDSREADCLHLLIAFSRVRCAANDLLTRSGVELLKLSTQAFSYFTSGRMPRKLQASRAPLSSPSLGGRYPMGRPLGAPPSPLPQSAVAVSLPRPAPSRPSLPAISPRELIDADEGHDEVVAPTAELPPAPVAKAVAAPAPVAAPRPVVAPPAALPAVRAVPLTLDPKIFPLLNSIGRNLSVLAQEGKLDPVVGRAKEIEEVIDVLGKRRTNNPCLLGEAGVGKTAVVEGVAQQLVSLRGTLATKVLIELDMASLVAGTQLRGAFSEKLNALKDEVRRADGRVVVFIDEIHTLVGAGSTGDGPQDASNELKTAMARGEFPCIGATTHDEFRKFITADPALERRFTPVVVNEPSVPDTVEILKGVIGRYEEHHGLRYSPESLVAAASLASRYVTDRFMPDKAISVADLAGSRCHREGKVSVEPADVARVVAKLAGVPEERLLLNDSERLLSLEADLGRRVIGHEEAVGRIARVIRRNYAGFASRRPMGSFLFLGPTGVGKTEMARALAEVLFGNRDALVRLDMSEMAESHGVSRLIGSPAGYVGYGDGGQLTEPIRRKPSSVVVLDEIEKAHREVQMLLLQVLEEGRLTDGKGRHIDFSNTVIVMTTNLGSEAFSRVGRTLGFGSEALAGARSDTEAASAAARKALPPELWNRIDERLPFRPLKEVEVAKIATLLLNESSKRLVTERGIEYVAGEDVVGHLLKSGGFDPQLGARPMRQVVQRLVEGPLAERILSGEFVAGDRVRVAVRNSQLAFQLDAV, from the coding sequence ATGGTCGACAGCAGCGATCTTGCGCAGGTTCTCCACGAGGCCAAGGACATTGCCCAGAGCGTCACACAGAAGCTCAGCTCGGCCCACGTGTTGCTGGCGCTCTTCACCGTGGACAACCCCGCCCAGGTCCTTCTCAAGGAGAAGGGCATCGACGAGGACACGCTCCTCGAGCTCATGACGGAGGCACCGGTCGAGGAAGAGTACCTCGTCCGCAACCTGTGTGACCGGGCCCGGGCGATCGCTCAGCAGTGCGACTCGCGAGAGGCCGATTGCCTCCACCTGCTCATCGCCTTCTCCCGGGTGCGCTGCGCCGCCAATGACCTGCTGACCCGCTCGGGGGTGGAGCTCCTCAAGCTCAGCACCCAGGCCTTCTCCTACTTCACGAGCGGTCGCATGCCGCGCAAGCTGCAAGCCAGCCGCGCGCCGCTCTCCTCTCCCTCCCTGGGCGGACGGTATCCGATGGGGCGCCCCCTGGGGGCTCCCCCCTCTCCTCTTCCCCAGTCCGCAGTCGCCGTGAGCCTTCCCCGCCCAGCGCCTTCGCGTCCTTCGTTGCCTGCAATCTCCCCTCGGGAGCTGATCGATGCGGATGAAGGCCACGACGAGGTGGTCGCTCCCACGGCCGAGCTTCCTCCTGCGCCCGTGGCGAAGGCTGTTGCCGCCCCCGCGCCTGTTGCCGCACCGCGTCCCGTGGTGGCACCCCCTGCCGCCCTCCCAGCGGTACGGGCCGTGCCCTTGACGCTGGATCCCAAGATCTTCCCGCTGCTCAACTCCATCGGTCGGAACCTGAGCGTGCTGGCGCAGGAGGGCAAGCTGGACCCGGTCGTGGGCCGCGCGAAGGAGATCGAAGAAGTCATCGACGTGCTGGGCAAGCGCCGCACCAACAACCCCTGCCTGCTGGGGGAAGCCGGTGTGGGCAAGACGGCGGTGGTGGAAGGCGTGGCCCAACAGTTGGTGAGCCTGCGCGGCACGCTGGCCACCAAGGTCCTCATCGAGCTGGACATGGCGAGCCTGGTGGCGGGCACGCAACTGCGGGGGGCCTTCTCGGAGAAGCTGAATGCGCTGAAGGATGAAGTGCGGCGGGCGGACGGGCGGGTGGTGGTCTTCATCGACGAGATCCACACCCTGGTGGGCGCCGGCTCCACGGGCGACGGCCCCCAGGATGCCTCCAACGAGCTGAAGACGGCGATGGCGCGCGGGGAGTTTCCCTGCATTGGCGCCACCACGCACGACGAGTTCCGGAAGTTCATCACGGCGGACCCGGCGCTGGAGCGCCGCTTCACGCCCGTGGTGGTGAACGAGCCCTCGGTGCCGGACACGGTGGAGATCCTCAAGGGCGTCATCGGGCGGTACGAGGAGCACCACGGGCTGCGCTACTCACCCGAGTCCCTGGTGGCGGCCGCGTCGCTGGCTTCGCGGTACGTGACAGACCGCTTCATGCCGGACAAAGCCATCTCGGTGGCGGATCTGGCCGGTTCGCGCTGTCACCGCGAGGGCAAGGTCTCGGTGGAGCCCGCGGACGTGGCGCGGGTGGTGGCCAAGCTGGCGGGAGTGCCCGAAGAGCGTCTGTTGCTCAACGACTCGGAGCGCCTGCTGAGCCTGGAGGCGGATCTGGGCCGACGGGTCATCGGCCATGAGGAGGCCGTGGGGCGCATTGCCCGGGTCATCCGCCGCAACTACGCGGGCTTCGCCTCGCGGCGGCCCATGGGCTCCTTCCTGTTCCTGGGCCCCACGGGCGTGGGCAAGACCGAGATGGCCCGGGCGCTCGCCGAGGTGCTCTTCGGCAACCGCGATGCGCTGGTGCGCCTGGACATGAGCGAGATGGCCGAGTCGCATGGCGTGTCACGCCTCATCGGCTCGCCGGCGGGCTACGTGGGCTACGGTGACGGGGGCCAGCTCACCGAGCCCATCCGCCGCAAGCCCTCGTCCGTGGTGGTGCTGGACGAGATCGAGAAGGCGCACCGCGAGGTGCAAATGTTGCTCCTCCAGGTGCTCGAGGAAGGCCGACTCACGGATGGCAAGGGCCGCCACATCGACTTCTCGAACACGGTCATCGTGATGACGACGAACCTAGGCTCGGAGGCATTCTCGCGCGTGGGCAGGACGCTCGGCTTCGGCTCGGAGGCGCTCGCGGGCGCCCGGAGTGACACAGAGGCTGCGAGCGCGGCGGCCCGCAAGGCCCTGCCTCCGGAGTTGTGGAACCGCATCGATGAGCGGTTGCCGTTCCGTCCGCTGAAGGAAGTGGAGGTGGCGAAGATCGCCACGTTGCTGCTGAACGAGAGCAGCAAGCGCCTGGTGACCGAGCGGGGCATCGAGTACGTCGCGGGCGAGGATGTGGTGGGCCACCTGCTGAAATCGGGTGGGTTTGATCCTCAACTGGGCGCGCGGCCCATGCGCCAGGTCGTGCAGCGGCTGGTGGAAGGGCCCCTGGCAGAACGGATCCTCTCGGGTGAGTTCGTCGCGGGAGATCGGGTACGGGTGGCGGTGCGCAACAGCCAGCTCGCCTTCCAACTCGACGCGGTCTGA
- a CDS encoding alpha/beta hydrolase, which yields MTEPTPPPFEPELAAILPEFAPFAPVKMTADQIEKYRAMPAPSIADQIGDRPVQCVDFTIPGYQGVDMVVSVISRKDHAKPGPGIYHIHGGGMVMADRFAGAFDLVAWAMKFDAVCVTVEYRRAPENPDPIPVEDCYAGLKWMAAHAEKLLINPERILIFGGSCGGGLSAGTTLLARDRQGPKLFGQLLQCPMIDDRNQTVSSHQFQGIGIWDRVSNLTGWTALLGDRRGTDDVSIYAAPARALDLSGLPPTFIDVGSAEVFRDEAVAYASAIWAAGGDAELHVWGGAFHGFSQMAPGAALSRAANTAREAWLERLLSR from the coding sequence ATGACAGAGCCAACGCCGCCCCCGTTCGAGCCCGAACTCGCCGCCATTCTTCCGGAGTTCGCCCCCTTCGCACCCGTCAAGATGACGGCCGATCAGATCGAAAAATATCGCGCCATGCCTGCGCCTTCGATTGCCGATCAGATTGGCGACCGGCCGGTCCAGTGCGTCGACTTCACCATCCCCGGCTACCAAGGGGTGGACATGGTCGTCTCGGTGATCTCTCGGAAGGACCATGCCAAGCCGGGGCCTGGGATCTACCACATCCACGGCGGTGGGATGGTCATGGCCGACCGCTTCGCAGGCGCCTTCGACTTGGTGGCGTGGGCCATGAAGTTCGACGCGGTGTGCGTCACGGTCGAATACCGGCGGGCACCCGAGAACCCCGATCCGATCCCAGTCGAGGACTGCTACGCGGGACTCAAGTGGATGGCCGCACATGCGGAGAAGCTGTTGATCAACCCGGAGCGGATCCTCATCTTCGGTGGAAGCTGCGGGGGCGGCCTGTCGGCTGGGACGACCCTGTTGGCGCGTGATCGTCAGGGGCCGAAGCTGTTCGGACAACTCCTCCAGTGCCCGATGATCGACGATCGGAACCAAACCGTCTCGTCGCACCAGTTCCAGGGGATCGGCATCTGGGATCGCGTCAGCAACCTGACCGGCTGGACTGCCCTGCTCGGAGACCGGCGCGGAACGGACGACGTGTCGATCTATGCGGCCCCCGCTCGCGCGCTCGATCTGAGCGGCCTGCCGCCCACGTTCATCGACGTGGGGTCGGCTGAAGTCTTCCGCGACGAAGCCGTTGCCTACGCGAGCGCGATCTGGGCGGCAGGCGGCGACGCGGAACTCCACGTCTGGGGCGGCGCGTTCCACGGCTTCAGCCAGATGGCGCCGGGTGCCGCCCTCTCCCGAGCCGCGAACACGGCTCGAGAGGCATGGCTCGAACGGCTCCTGTCTCGGTAA
- a CDS encoding TolC family protein: MSALLFAAWMAAVPAATPISLDEVRAEGRKNTQALQSLLDATRSEQDVRLARAPLLPQLSFSTSVGGTYVGRERGIVLVQTGEGTFEQRAGETSPRDSGNFEISLSLSQIIYDRVRWKQLAQSGAAFEAAQGQAREQEDASELEAITRFFALYRTQATIRVLEATVQRSEEQLERALALFEAGRVGRGEELAARVNLGNDRINLLLRQAQLAQDRGQLAVWLARPGAEPLEAQAPESLLQPPPPAPSFELALAEARQRRPLLQALQQQVRAASLGQDVASAGYWPRLLAQGSYLRRGPEARPVFATPRLQNTVTGSVALQWDLFTGLSTDAQINQARATLRTAELNLAQTGRELEAEVQRTLQLLVTQIAAAQLAAENRETAARSLSLAEERFKAGAGSTLEVRDAQLKLTQSELTLLENRVNVETARFGLMRAMGTLSPGELK, translated from the coding sequence GTGAGCGCGCTTCTCTTCGCGGCCTGGATGGCGGCCGTCCCCGCCGCGACCCCCATCTCCCTGGACGAAGTTCGGGCCGAGGGACGGAAGAACACCCAGGCGTTGCAGTCGCTCCTGGATGCGACGCGCTCGGAGCAGGACGTCCGGTTGGCGCGTGCGCCGTTGTTGCCCCAGCTGTCCTTCTCCACGTCGGTGGGCGGAACCTATGTCGGACGAGAGCGGGGCATCGTGCTCGTTCAGACCGGCGAGGGCACCTTCGAGCAGAGAGCGGGCGAGACGAGCCCCCGGGACAGCGGCAACTTCGAGATCTCCTTGAGCCTTTCGCAGATCATCTATGACCGGGTCCGCTGGAAGCAGCTCGCGCAGAGTGGCGCGGCCTTCGAGGCAGCGCAGGGTCAGGCCCGAGAGCAGGAAGATGCTTCCGAGCTGGAGGCCATCACCCGCTTCTTCGCCCTCTACCGGACGCAGGCCACCATCCGGGTGCTGGAGGCCACCGTGCAGCGCAGCGAGGAGCAGCTCGAGCGGGCCCTGGCATTGTTCGAGGCGGGCCGGGTGGGCCGGGGGGAGGAACTGGCCGCGCGGGTGAACCTCGGCAATGACCGCATCAATCTGCTGCTGCGCCAGGCTCAGCTTGCCCAGGACAGGGGGCAGCTTGCGGTGTGGCTGGCCCGGCCCGGCGCCGAGCCGCTGGAGGCCCAGGCTCCCGAGAGCCTCTTGCAGCCCCCTCCGCCCGCGCCCTCTTTCGAACTGGCGCTCGCCGAAGCCCGCCAGCGCCGGCCGCTGCTCCAGGCGCTTCAGCAGCAGGTGCGCGCTGCCTCGCTGGGCCAGGACGTCGCCAGCGCGGGCTACTGGCCGCGCTTGTTGGCGCAGGGGTCCTACTTGCGCAGAGGGCCTGAAGCACGTCCCGTCTTCGCCACGCCGCGCCTGCAGAACACGGTGACAGGCTCCGTGGCGTTGCAGTGGGATCTCTTCACCGGCCTGTCGACCGACGCCCAGATCAACCAGGCGCGGGCCACCTTGCGCACCGCGGAGCTGAACCTGGCGCAAACCGGGCGTGAGCTGGAAGCCGAGGTGCAGCGCACCCTCCAACTCCTGGTGACGCAGATCGCCGCCGCACAGCTGGCCGCGGAGAACCGGGAGACCGCCGCGCGGAGCCTGTCGCTGGCCGAGGAGCGTTTCAAGGCGGGAGCGGGTTCCACGCTGGAGGTGCGCGACGCGCAGCTCAAGCTCACGCAATCCGAGCTGACCCTGC
- a CDS encoding Rossmann-like and DUF2520 domain-containing protein produces the protein MKKHASPPRSRRPPLLIVGAGRLGGALALSLSARRWPVRVLSRTEAGRDRVKALGLKPATDTEVRQARVCLLCVPDSSVPQVAREMDRQLGRGAALVHCAGALSLDALGTPRGRPLGSFHPLCAVSDPRDALAGHTVALSTRSRTLKTVLRGMADDLALHVLEVPESQRAAYHAGAVLSAGGVVALLSAAVEALGCAGISEQEALTALLPLTRSAVRGMEARGLSGGLTGPIARGDAGIVARHLAALPPDAAELYRLLSQRALPLAGPRLSSEATASLAKLLKTPGSVKKPA, from the coding sequence GTGAAGAAGCACGCCTCCCCTCCCCGCTCACGGCGGCCTCCCCTCCTCATCGTGGGCGCAGGCCGGTTGGGAGGGGCCCTGGCCCTTTCCCTGTCCGCGCGGCGCTGGCCTGTCCGCGTGCTGAGCCGGACGGAGGCCGGGCGAGACCGGGTGAAAGCACTCGGACTGAAGCCCGCCACGGACACAGAGGTACGCCAGGCACGTGTGTGCCTGCTCTGTGTCCCAGACTCATCGGTTCCCCAGGTGGCCCGGGAGATGGACCGCCAGTTGGGTCGAGGCGCGGCACTGGTGCATTGCGCTGGGGCGTTGTCCCTGGACGCGCTGGGCACGCCCCGGGGACGGCCGCTCGGCTCGTTCCATCCGCTCTGCGCGGTCTCGGATCCCCGGGATGCGCTGGCCGGGCACACGGTGGCCCTCAGCACCCGCTCGCGCACCTTGAAAACGGTGCTGCGCGGGATGGCGGACGATCTGGCGCTGCACGTCTTGGAAGTCCCTGAGTCTCAGCGGGCCGCCTATCACGCCGGAGCGGTGCTGAGCGCGGGCGGTGTGGTGGCACTGCTGTCCGCGGCGGTGGAAGCCTTGGGCTGCGCGGGGATCTCCGAGCAGGAAGCGCTCACGGCCCTGCTTCCCCTGACCCGCTCGGCGGTGCGAGGCATGGAGGCTCGCGGGCTCTCGGGGGGCCTCACGGGGCCCATTGCCCGAGGAGACGCGGGCATCGTGGCCCGTCACCTGGCCGCCCTTCCCCCGGACGCCGCTGAACTCTACCGCCTGCTTTCCCAGCGCGCGCTTCCACTGGCCGGGCCTCGCCTCTCTTCCGAAGCAACCGCGTCCCTGGCGAAGCTGCTCAAGACCCCCGGCTCCGTCAAAAAGCCTGCTTGA